One window of the Colletotrichum destructivum chromosome 6, complete sequence genome contains the following:
- a CDS encoding Putative pectin lyase/virulence factor, right handed beta helix domain, PL-6 family produces MLSLFKFLVVAAPAVLAADIFVSTDGSSNGSGSISSPYSSIQDAVDAASPGDTIRIRGGTYKPSENISFRKSGTSSSPYTVRAHDGEEVILDGDNLFGTPVEEYEGSLPSSKRGIFHIRGADYWRFYNLTFTKGPYGLYVEDSSNNYFERITTHTNYESGMHLQNKISNTEIVFLDSYFNYDPRKNGRSADGISLKEGSGDGNIIRGARIWHNSDDGIDLWQFGSPVTILDCIVFENGFDRWDVGSKHEADGHGVKLGGGSSASDRTPVDHVVKNVISFGNKRRGFTDNNMPGDMTFERNTAYKNGEEGFNTRSSSATYTGNLAAENFGTTDTDDQYYFIDGVTSKGNSWDEGQTWSDASFVSVDTDSVTGSRAADGRLPAIVNDFLVPVDGEELGARVGDWAAGDASFSGASA; encoded by the exons ATGCTGTCGTTGTTCAAGTTCTTAGTCGTCGCGGCTCCGGCAGTCCTGGCGGCTGATATCTTCGTTTCCACCGACGGATCGAGCAATGGAAGCGGCTCCATCAGCTCGCCCTACTCGTCGATTCAAGACGCCGTTGATGCCGCCAGCCCCGGAGATACCATTCGTATCCGCGGCGGCACCTACAAGCCGTCCGAGAACATCTCGTTCCGCAAGAGCGGCACGTCCAGCTCCCCGTACACCGTGCGTGCccacgatggcgaggaggtcATCCTGGATGGTGACAACCTCTTCGGAACCCCCGTCGAAGAGTACGAGGGCTCCCTTCCGAGCTCGAAAAGGGGCATCTTTCACATCCGCGGCGCCGACTACTGGCGGTTCTACAACCTGACCTTCACCAAGGGACCTTACGGTCTCTACGTCGAGGACTCGTCCAACAACTATTTCGAGCGCATCACGACTCACACCAACTACGAGTCCGGTATGCACCTCCAGAACAAGATCTCCAACACCGAAATCGTCTTTCTGGACTCCTACTTCAACTATGACCCGCGCAAGAACGGCCGTAGCGCCGATGGAATCTCGTTGAAGGAGGGATCGGGAGATGGCAACATCATCCGTGGCGCACGCATCTGGCACAACTCGGACGATGGCATCGACCTCTG GCAATTTGGCTCCCCCGTCACCATCCTGGACTGCATCGTGTTCGAGAACGGCTTCGACCGCTGGGACGTCGGCTCCAAACACGAGGCGGACGGCCACGGCGTCAAGCTCGGCGGTGGTAGCTCGGCGTCGGACCGCACGCCCGTCGATCACGTCGTCAAGAACGTCATCTCCTTTGGCAACAAGCGGCGCGGCTtcaccgacaacaacatgCCGGGCGACATGACCTTTGAGCGCAACACGGCCTACAagaacggcgaggagggcttCAACACGCGCTCTTCGTCTGCCACGTACACGGGCAACCTGGCGGCCGAGAACTTTGGCACCACCGACACGGACGACCAGTACTACttcatcgacggcgtcacGTCCAAGGGGAACTCGTGGGACGAGGGACAGACGTGGTCGGATGCCAGCTTCGTCAGCGTCGACACGGACTCAGTCACCGGCTCTCGTGCGGCTGATGGGCGCCTCCCCGCGATCGTGAACGACTTCCTGGTCCCTGTCGACGGAGAGGAGCTCGGCGCGCGCGTTGGCGACTGGGCTGCTGGGGATGCCTCGTTCTCTGGCGCCAGCGCTTAG
- a CDS encoding Putative serine dehydratase-like, alpha subunit, serine dehydratase beta chain has translation MNRPSIQRLAQLRGASARHASTRLVGPGCRTPSAANPTIRHGARCTATSPAPAAFASLQSPSSSSSSSSSSSSRRLFSSTAQRLNEEAEDEEDTGSYSEADHEHAVISTFDLFSIGIGPSSSHTVGPMRAGNIFVADLAEANLLHKVNKIRVSIYGSLALTGEGHMTPSALLLGLESADVETVDTAYVPERFTEIKNTKKLFLGQGLSDGKGKEVAFDYERDFVWEWGRKLPMHSNGMRFTVFDEDGYVLATNDMFSVGGGFVVNGALSINPDATSSSSSSSMIRAAESPDGSAEGTGRHPADLAENMFYKEIRRSDAAGDRRNGAEVKPLDEAKDDTMLLEGAQVGHLSPVASASSGNGIEGPETGEASGDEESSGPRYPFRDATSLLALCRKHNLTIAQLVYENEKSHGYSDEEIYHKLFKIWQVMDTSILESVQAPLDTKLPGSLKLHRRAPALYRRLTRGLYSTAGHTSPNPIDKGTGDKPSLPGASTGSPSPSTPAALSKPRRQGLTVGRRQPPRILGSLDHPITPSPSRRTTFPTMDYLTVYAIAVNETNAAGGRIVTAPTNGAAGIIPAVLKYTIEFISDDPERDIATFLLTAAAIGMLYKRGATISAAEGGCMAEVGVACSMAAGAFAACMGASPEAIEQAAEIGIEHNLGLTCDPIGGLVQAPCIERNALGAIKAISSANLALSSETGTQKVRLDDAIRAMRLTAKGMRNEFKETSLSGLATSVPFNIPVSVPDC, from the coding sequence ATGAACCGTCCTTCGATACAGAGGCTCGCCCAGCTGCGTGGGGCTTCGGCTCGACACGCTTCAACGCGGCTCGTCGGCCCCGGATGCAGGACCCCCTCGGCGGCCAACCCGACGATTCGGCACGGGGCCCGATGCACCGCCACcagcccggcgccggcggctttCGCGAGTTTGCagtcaccgtcgtcgtcgtcgtcgtcgtcgtcgtcgtcgtcgtcgcggaggCTATTCAGCAGCACGGCGCAGAGACtcaacgaggaggccgaagatgaggaggacaCGGGCAGTTATAGCGAAGCCGACCACGAGCATGCCGTCATCTCGACCTTTGACCTGTTctccatcggcatcggcccgtcgtcgtctcatACCGTCGGGCCCATGCGCGCCGGCaacatcttcgtcgccgacTTGGCCGAGGCGAACCTGCTGCACAAGGTCAACAAGATCCGCGTGTCCATCTACGGCAGCCTGgccctgacgggcgagggccACATGACCCCTTCGGCTCTgctgctcggcctcgagagcgccgacgtcgagacggTCGACACCGCCTACGTGCCCGAGAGGTTCACCGAGATTAAGAACACCAAGAAGCTGTTCCTCGGCCAGGGTCTGTCggacggcaagggcaaggaggtgGCCTTCGACTACGAGCGCGACTTCGTCTGGGAATGGGGCCGGAAGCTGCCCATGCACAGCAACGGCATGCGCTTCACCGTCTTTGACGAAGACGGCTACGTGTTGGCCACCAACGACATGTTCAgcgtcggcggtggcttcgtcgtcaacggcgcccTGTCCATCAACCCGGATGccacgtcgtcatcgtcatcgtcctcgatgaTCCGAGCGGCGGAGTCCCCAGACGGATCTGCTGAGGGAACCGGAAGACACCCGGCCGATCTGGCGGAGAACATGTTCTACAAGGAGATCAGACGgtccgacgccgccggcgaccgTCGGAACGGTGCCGAGGTCAAGcctctcgacgaggccaaggatgaCACGAtgctgctcgagggcgcccAGGTCGGCCACCTCTCACCCGTagcatcggcatcgtccGGCAACGGGATTGAGGGCCCGGAAACTGGCGAGGCGTCCGGGGACGAGGAGTCGTCTGGTCCTCGGTACCCCTTCCGAGACGCGACGAGTCTGCTGGCTCTGTGCCGAAAGCACAACCTCACCATCGCCCAGCTCGTGtacgagaacgagaagagCCATGGCTacagcgacgaggagatcTACCACAAGCTGTTCAAGATCTGGCAGGTCATGGATACCAGCATCCTAGAGAGCGTGCAGGCGCCACTGGACACGAAACTGCCGGGCTCGCTTAAGCTTCACCGGCGCGCTCCGGCCCTGTACCGGAGGTTGACCCGGGGACTCTACTCCACGGCTGGCCACACGTCCCCGAACCCGATCGACAAGGGAACCGGCGACAAGCCTTCCCTGCCGGGCGCATCCACCGggtcaccgtcgccgtcgacccctGCGGCACTGAGCAAGCCCAGGCGCCAGGGCCTCACCGTAGGACGGCGCCAGCCTCCCCGGATCCTCGGCTCCCTGGACCACCCCATCACCCCGTCCCCTTCGCGACGCACCACGTTCCCTACCATGGACTATCTCACCGTCtacgccatcgccgtcaacgagACCAACGCCGCTGGCGGACGCATCGTGACGGCCCCGACCAACGGCGCGGCCGGCATCATCCCCGCCGTGCTCAAGTACACCATCGAGTTCATCAGCGACGACCCGGAGCGCGACATCGCGACCTTCCTGctcacggccgccgccatcggcatgCTGTACAAGCGCGGTgccaccatctccgccgccgaaggcGGCTGCatggccgaggtcggcgtcgcctgctCCATGGCCGCtggcgccttcgccgcctgcATGGGCGCCAGccccgaggccatcgagcaggccgccgagatcgGCATCGAGCACAACCTCGGCCTGACCTGCGACCCGATCGGGGGCCTCGTGCAGGCGCCGTGCATCGAGCGGAACGCCCTGGGcgccatcaaggccatcTCGAGCGCCAACCTGGCCCTGAGCAGCGAGACGGGCACCCAGAAggtccgcctcgacgacgccatccgCGCCATGCGCCTGACGGCCAAGGGCATGAGGAACGAGTTCAAGGAGACGAGTCTGAGCGGGCTCGCGACGAGCGTGCCTTTCAATATCCCCGTCAGCGTGCCCGACTGTTAA
- a CDS encoding Putative major facilitator superfamily, MFS transporter superfamily codes for MLSKQQEPTMLDPATQKRPVDTDAPAPVSDIEDSSISSAKDILEHEGEDPVLARKMRLVNDANDQIGWTPFHWKLFVLNGFGYAVDSLIALVQSVTNTGAFLELASSSTYRNAGTISLYVGLLVGAIFWGFGADIIGRRIAFNVTLLITALATIVSGASPNIASWGFFVALSAFGAGGNLVLDPTVFLEFLPSNKQWTVTALALWWGFGQALTGFIAWGFLTQERWNCTAGQTCNWSNNAGWRYVSFTAGAFVFLTSVARVTIMRLKETPKYLLSVGRDADLVRNYQQIAQKYGRECSLTEEKLAACGKMKNAGQDRHTLKFVLHELVDHVKGLFVTRKMALSTTMVWMSWTLIGLAYPLFYVFLPSYLASRVPNSVETPYETWRNFTLTNISGIPGPIIAGYLANLPHVGRKYTMVIGALLSMALFFAYTAVKTADQNVGLSCAIACCINIYYGTLYAYTVEVFPSAHRATGNGIAVACNRLMGIVSAFVATSGDTTTAVPLYVCAALFGLMAGVSALFPFEPYGRRSS; via the exons ATGCTTTCAAAACAACAAGAGCCGACTATGTTGGACCCGGCGACGCAGAAAAGGCCGGTCGACACCgacgcgccggcgcccgtgTCCGACATCGAAGACAGCTCCATCAGCTCGGCCAAGGATATCTTGGAACACGAGGGAGAGGACCCCGTACTGGCGAGAAAGATGCGCCTTGTCAATGAC GCTAACGATCAAATCGGTTGGACTCCATTTCACTGGAAGCTCTTCGTCCTCAACGGCTTCGGCTACGCCGTCGACTCCCTCATCGCGCTCGTGCAATCCGTCACCAATACCGGGGCGTTCCTGGAgctggcgtcgtcgtcgacgtaTCGGAATGCCGGAACCATCTCGCTATACGTCGGACTGCTGGTCGGGGCCATCTTTTGGGGGTTCGGTGCCGACATCATTGGGAGGAGGATCGCATTCAACGTCACCTTGTTGATCACCGCCCTCGCGACCATCGTGTCGGGCGCAAGTCCCAACATCGCATCATGgggcttcttcgtcgccctctcggcattcggcgccggcggcaacctGGTCCTCGACCCCACCGTCTTTCTCGAGTTTCTGCCCAGCAACAAGCAGTGGACGGTGACGGCTTTGGCTCTCTGGTGGGGGTTCGGACAAGCTTTGACAGGCTTCATTGCCTGGGGGTTCTTGA CCCAGGAGCGATGGAACTGTACAGCAGGGCAAACTTGCAACTGGTCGAACAACGCCGGTTGGCGATACGTCTCGTTCACGGCCGGCGCTTTTGTCTTCCTCACCTCCGTCGCACGAGTGACCATCATGCGCTTGAAGGAGACACCAAAGTACCTCCTCAGTGTCGGCCGAGATGCCGATCTTGTGCGCAACTACCAGCAGATAGCACAGAAGTACGGGAGAGAGTGCTCGCTCACAGAGGAGAAGCTCGCGGCGTGCGGTAAGATGAAGAACGCGGGGCAAGACAGGCATACCCTCAAGTTCGTGCTGCACGAGCTGGTCGACCACGTCAAGGGCCTTTTTGTGACCAGGAAGATGGCGCTCAGCACCACCATGGTTTGGATGTCGTGGACTTTGATCGGTCTCGCCTATCCTCTATTTTACGTATTTCTTCC CTCTTACCTTGCATCGAGGGTTCCGAACAGCGTAGAGACACCCTACGAGACGTGGCGGAACTTCACGTTGACCAACATTTCCGGAATTCCGGGCCCGATCATTGCTGGTTACCTGGCTAATCTCCCCCACGTCGGCCGGAAGTACACGATGGTCATCGGGGCGCTCTTGTCCATGGCACTCTTCTTCGCCTACACTGCGGTGAAAACGGCCGATCAGAACGTCGGCCTGAGCTGCGCGATTG CGTGCTGCATCAACATCTACTACGGTACCTTGTACGCGTACACGGTTGAGGTTTTCCCTTCGGCACACCGTGCCACGGGCAACGGCATTGCAGTCGCCTGCAACCGCCTGATGGGCATCGTTTCTGCCTTCGTCGCCACCTCTGGTGATACGACAACTGCCGTGCCTCTCTATGTGTGCGCAGCACTCTTTGGCCTGATGGCGGGCGTTTCGGCATTGTTTCCCTTTGAGCCATAtggaagacgaagctccTAG
- a CDS encoding Putative major facilitator superfamily, MFS transporter superfamily, protein MRDNCCCRARVHPRRPPIPIASSLTSSLLPSPPSLPPPRHSIARARGLSCILGRESRQRAIIAEMDAAQLNDQMKITQGLDNKGVDVDNVENQVPADPNAPRVMSPERRVAVEKSLKRKIDTRCSLFVLIYIMNYLDRNNIAAARLRGLQTDLNLDDTQYATCLSILYVGYILMQVPSNMIINKISRPSWYIAAAMLVWGLISTLSGVTTNFGGMVATRFFLGFVEAAFLPGALLILSKWYTRRELSTRNAILFCGNLISNAFSALIGAGVLSNMQGVLGHAAWRWLFWIEGAITMAVAISAAFILPDLPTNSKGFTEEELYVAQLRMTEDVGEADVDSDDMGPMDGLYMAVKDVKIYVMMITFTAYVVGLSFNAFFPTLTGTLGFSYVPTLLMSSPPWAFSCIVSLINAWHADRQQERFWHIVGPICVGLVGFVISMSTLNVAARYVALFLQASSYAGFIVFYSWISSSFPRPPAKRAVAIAMINAFSQLGNIAGSYVWGLKDNGFRKSYGIVTAMFGATIVGCYVFKVILDNLNKKLEEGERAWEVHGDVAHQTADITHGDEIEAARQMGKGFRYLV, encoded by the exons ATGAGAGATAATTGCtgttgtcgagctcgagttCATCCTAGACGTCCTCCGATTCCCATTGCATCCTCACTCAcctcttcccttcttccctcccctccctccctccctccccctcgtcaCTCCAtagcgcgcgcgcgcggtCTTAGTTGTATACTTGGAAGAGAGAGCCGACAAAGGGCAATAATCGCAGAGATGGACGCCGCTCAGCTGAACGATCAGATGAAAATCACCCAGGGCCTGGACAACAAAGGCGTCGACGTTGACAATGTCGAGAACCAAGTCCCCGCGGACCCCAACGCCCCCCGGGTCATGAGCCCGGAGCGTCGCGTGGCCGTTGAGAAGAGCTTGAAGCGCAAGATCGACACGCGATGCTCGCTCTTCGTGCTCATCTACATCATGA ACTACCTCGACAGAAACAACATCGCGGCCGCTCGTCTCCGCGGTCTGCAGACTgacctcaacctcgacgacacGCAATACGCCACCTGCCTGAGCATTCTGTACGTCGGCTACATTCTCATGCAGGTCCCCTCCAACATGATCATCAACAAGATCTCGCGCCCGTCCTGGtacatcgccgccgccatgctcGTCTGGGGTCTCATCTCGACCCTGTCCGGCGTCACCACCAACTTCGGCGGCATGGTCGCCACCCGTTTCTTCCTGGGtttcgtcgaggccgccttCCTGCCCGGTGCCCTGCTCATCCTGTCCAAGTGGTACACCCGCCGCGAGCTCAGCACCCGCAACGCCATCCTGTTCTGCGGCAACCTCATCTCCAACGCCTTTTCGgccctcatcggcgccggtgtcCTGTCCAACATGCAGGGCGTTCTCGGCCACGCCGCGTGGCGCTGGCTCTTCTGGATCGAAGGTGCCATCACcatggccgtcgccatctccgccgccttcatTCTCCCCGACTTGCCCACCAACTCCAAGGGCttcaccgaggaggagctgtACGTGGCCCAGCTTCGCATGACGGAGgatgtcggcgaggccgatgtcgacTCGGATGACATGGGCCCTATGGACGGTCTGTACATGGCCGTGAAGGACGTCAAGATCTACGTCATGATGATCACCTTCACCGCCtacgtcgtcggcctgtCGTTCAACGCCTTCTTC CCCACTCTCACCGGTACCCTTGGCTTCAGCTATGTTCCGACCCTGCTCATGAGCTCGCCCCCCTGGGCTTTCTCCTGCATCGTCTCCCTCATCAACGCCTGGCACGCCGATCGTCAGCAGGAGAGA TTCTGGCACATTGTTGGTCCCATCTGCGTCGGTCTCGTTGGTTTCGTCATCTCCATGTCGACCCTGAACGTTGCCGCCCGCTacgtcgccctcttccttcAGGCCAGCTCCTACGCcggcttcatcgtcttctACTCCtggatctcctcctccttcccccgcccccccgcCAAGCGTGCCGTTGCCATCGCCATGATCAACGCCTTCTCTCAGCTGGGCAACATCGCCGGCTCGTACGTCTGGGGTCTCAAGGACAACGGTTTCCGCAAGAGTTACGGAATCGTCACCGCCATGTTCGGAGCCACCATTGTCGGCTGCTACGTCTTCAAGGtcatcctcgacaacctcaacaagaagcttgaggagggcgagcgcGCTTGGGAGGTTCACGGTGACGTCGCCCATCAGACGGCCGACATCACccacggcgacgagatcgaggcTGCCCGCCAGATGGGCAAGGGCTTCAGATACCTGGTCTAA
- a CDS encoding Putative galactose oxidase/kelch, beta-propeller, immunoglobulin-like, immunoglobulin E-set, producing the protein MVTLYSALRNLPAAVLVLAAVSEAQNVGQWGPMVKFPVVPVAVALLPETGNMLVWSSGWPNRWTTAGNGKTYTSIYDVKTGKVSDALIQNTQHDMFCPGTSMDENGRIIVTGGSSASKTSVLDFKKGEFSSWTPLSNMQISRGYQSSCTTSEGKIFVIGGSFSGAGRRDGEVYDPKANTWTKLAGCPVKPLVMQRGLFPDSHAWLWSWKNGTVLHAGPAKQMNWYYTKGTGANTPAGLRGTDDDSMCGVSVMYDAVAGKIFTYGGGKAYTGVASSSNAHILTLGEPGQAVQVQKLQNGKFNRGFANAVVMPDGKIWVVGGMRQMQLFSDSTPQLTPELFDPATGVFTPTTPHTVPRNYHSTALLMADATIWSGGGGLCGANCKENHFDGQFWSPPYLFEADGKTPAKRPVIQDLSETTVKAGAPITVTMQDAGAYTFSMIRVSATTHTVNTDQRRIPLDGQDGGDGQAFTVNVPDDYGVAVPGYYMLFAMNEAGVPCVAKFFKVSL; encoded by the exons ATGGTCACTCTTTACTCCGCACTTCGCAACCTGCCTGCGGCGGTGCTCGTTcttgccgccgtctccgAAGCTCAAAATGTTGGTCAATGGGGACCGATGGTCAAGTTTCCTGTTGTCCCCGTCGCCGTGGCTTTGCTTCCCGAGACAGGAAACATGCTGGTCTGGTCCAGCGGTTGGCC TAACCGCTGGACGACCGCTGGGAATGGAAAGACTTACACGTCGATCTATGATGTCAAAACCGGGAAGGTCAGCGACGCTCTCATTCAG AACACGCAGCACGACATGTTCTGTCCCGGCACCTCCATGGACGAAAACGGGCGCATCATAGTTACCGGAGGTTCTAGTGCCTCAAAGACCAGTGTCCTTGACTTCAAGAAGGGCGAATTCTCTTCGTGGACTCCGTTGTCCAACATGCAGATTTCCAGGGGATATCAGTCGAGCTGCACCAC TTCCGAAGGCAAGATCTTCGTGATTGGCGGCTCCTTCTCTGGAGCCGGCAGACGGGATGGCGAGGTGTACGACCCCAAGGCCAACACTTGGACGAAGCTGGCCGGGTGCCCGGTCAAGCCTCTGGTCATGCAGCGAGGCTTGTTCCCCGACAGCCATGCCTGGTTGTGGTCTTGGAAGAATGGAACCGTACTCCATGCTGGTCCGGCCAAGCAGATGAACTGGTACTACACCAAGGGCACCGGCGCGAACACGCCCGCCGGCTTGCGAGGTACCGATGACGACTCTATGTGTGGTGTCTCCGTCATGTACGACGCGGTGGCAGGAAAGATCTTCAC CTACGGTGGTGGCAAGGCCTATACCGGCGTCGCGTCGAGCAGCAACGCACACATCCTGACCCTCGGCGAGCCCGGCCAAGCGGTCCAGGTCCAGAAGTTGCAGAATGGCAAGTTCAACCGCGGCTTTGCCAACGCGGTCGTCATGCCGGACGGCAAGATCTGGGTCGTGGGCGGGATGCGGCAGATGCAGCTCTTTTCGGACAGCACTCCCCAGCTCACCCCGGAGCTGTTCGACCCCGCCACGGGCGTCTTTACTCCGACGACGCCGCACACTGTTCCCCGCAACTACCACTCCACGGCGCTGTTGATGGCGGATGCCACGATCtggtccggcggcggcggtctctgCGGCGCCAACTGCAAGGAGAACCACTTCGACGGGCAGTTCTGGTCGCCGCCGTACCTGTTCGAAGCCGACGGCAAGACCCCGGCCAAGCGACCGGTTATCCAAGACCTTTCGGAAACCACCGTGAAGGCCGGAGCCCCCATCACGGTCACCATGCAGGATGCCGGCGCGTACACCTTCAGCATGATCCGCGTCAGCGCGACCACCCACACTGTCAACACAGACCAGCGGCGCATCCCTCTCGATGGACAGGACGGTGGCGACGGCCAGGCGTTTACTGTCAATGTCCCGGACGACTACGGCGTGGCCGTCCCCGGGTACTACATGCTTTTCGCCATGAACGAGGCCGGAGTGCCCTGTGTGGCCAAGTTCTTCAAGGTTTCTCTCTGA
- a CDS encoding Putative plant peroxidase, hem peroxidase, hem peroxidase superfamily, peroxidase, active yields MSLSYRLTSLLLAIILAFAATCHARSCPPVWNKVAADLRSSFAGCPSEARQAMRAAFHDCFPGSCDGSLILANECLDREENVQMQPICELLGEKAITYNVSTADMIQAAAAFGVAACGGPKVYFFVGRKDSAIPNAEGTLPTQDSDAASQITAFKKKGFTATDLVALVGAHSAGQSIQELSFDSTPERLDSTVFYPETFQEMTPTSLGSDVALSNSRETKNIWKGFGASQTRWNSAFKLAMAKMSIMGNDLGKLADCSKLVA; encoded by the exons ATGTCTTTATCTTACAGGCTCACTTCTTTGTTACTTGCAATTATTCTTGCCTTTGCCGCAACATGCCACGCACGATCCTGTCCCCCTGTCTGGAACAAGGTTGCTGCAGACCTGAGAAGCTCCTTTGCAGGATGTCCCTCTGAGGCGAGACAGGCAATGCGCGCCGCGTTCCATGATTGCTTCCCTGGATCCTGCGACGGCTCTCTGATCTTGGCCAACGAGTGTCTCGACAGGGAAGAGAATGTACAGATGCAGCCCATCTGCGAGTTACTGGGCGAAAAGGCCATTACCTACAACGTCAGCACCGCCGACATGATCCAAGCGGCAGCAG CCTTCGGAGTTGCGGCCTGCGGGGGTCCCAAAGTCTACTTTTTCGTCGGGCGAAAGGATTCCGCTATACCAAATGCCGAGGGCACGCTGCCCACGCAAGActccgacgccgcctcccagATAACCGCcttcaagaagaagggcttcACGGCCACTGATCTCGTGGCCCTCGTCGGGGCGCACAGCGCGGGTCAGAGCATCCAGGAGCTGTCTTTCGATTCGACCCCCGAGAGGCTGGACAGCACCGTCTTCTACCCCGAGACGTTCCAAGAGATGACGCCGACCTCGTTGGGCAGCGACGTCGCCCTTAGCAACTCCCGGGAGACCAAGAACATCTGGAAGGGGTTTGGGGCGAGCCAAACGCGGTGGAATTCCGCGTTCAAGCTGGC GATGGCCAAGATGAGCATCATGGGAAACGACCTAGGGAAGCTTGCAGACTGCTCAAAACTGGTCGCCTGA